Below is a genomic region from Rhodococcus sp. WMMA185.
CGAGCACACCGAATACGTAGACAGGCACCAATGCCATGCCCGCTGCCGTCGCTGCGACCAGCAGCGTGCATATGCTTCGAGTGCGCCGTCGGCCTAGTTCCGATGCCAGCCAGGCCCAGGTGTCGCGTGCGTTCGCAACGGGCAGCAGGTCACTCATCGCAGGACCACCCGCCGGTAGGTGGGGTCCTCGGCCACCAATTCGGTATGTGCTCCCTCACTGACGACCGTTCCCTCGTCGAGCACGACCACCCGATCGGTCACAGACAGCAGGGCAGGACTACTCGTGATGAGAATCGTGGTCTGCTCGGCCGTGATGTCCCGATGACGCAGATCGGCGATACCGCGTGCGATCGAATGCTCGGTGACCGCGTCCACGGCCGTCGTCGGATCGTGCAGCACCATCACCGGGGCCCGCGACACCAGTGCGCGAGCGAGGGCCACCCGCTGTCTCTGCCCGCCGGACAGTGAGGTCCCCCGATCGGCCACCTCGCCTTCGATGCCTGCCGGGTGGGCGTCGATCACATCGATTGCCGCGGAGGCGGTGAGCGCTGCCCTCACCTCCGTAGACGTGGAGTCGGACCTACCCGCGGTCACGTTCGACGCGAGAGTGCCGGAGAACAGATCACCGTGGTGCGGTTCGACGAGTACCGCCCGCCGTGCATGCGCTAGATCGACATCCGACAGGCGCACTCCGCCCACCGTCAACTCGCCTTCGTAGTGATCGGGCGGAATCTGACCCGACAACAACGCAGCCAACGCCTCTGCATCCTGGGGCCGATAGGCCACGACGCCCAGCAATTCTCCGGGCGCGACCCGGAGATCCACGGCGCGCAGCGACCTGTACGACACCCCGGTCAGGCTCAGCTCAAAGCCGTCGGGCATGTGGCCGGCCGCGGCGGGGAGCATCGGCCGTGCGTCCAGGACGAGCGCGAGACGATCCGCCGACGCACGTGCGAGCGCCAGAAGTCCGGGCAGGCCTGCCAGCTCACCGAGCGGTTCGATGAAGAACTGGGACAGGCCTACAACGGTGATCAATTCGCCGATGGTGATACGGCCTTGAAGTGCGAACCAGCCCGCAACCCCAGCCACACCGACAGCGAGCAGGGCGCTGACGGTCATGGACACCCCAACGAAGATCGCGGAGCTCTTGGCCGTGTGGACAGTGGCGCCGAGGGCCTCACGACTGGCTTTCCGGTATCGCGAAGAGGCCGAGCTCTCTGCACCGATCCCCCGTAGCGGACGCAAGCCGCTCACCAGATCTGTCGCCATGGCGGATGCCCTTGCGACGGAGGCCTGCTGGTCAGTGGCTCGGCGGGTGATGAGTGGCGCCGCGAGTTGGAGAAGCCCGAGTATGAGAGGGGTGCCCAGCAGAACGACGAGTCCGAGCTGAACGTCGATCACAAGCAGGGCGACCGCCGAACCGATTGCCGCAGTCAGGGCTGCGGCCGCACGCGGTGCGATATCGACTATCCAGGCGGTGCGGTCGGCGTCGGAGGTGGATACGGAGAGCAACTCGCCTGCGCGGAGATCGGTGCGCACACCGCGAGGGTCGAGGATCCGGCGAGCTACCTCCATCCGCAACTGGTGCGCCTCGTTCTGCATTGCCACCACGACGAAGCGCGCACCGTAGCGCCACGAAATGGTCAGAACAACGAACAGCAGCGCCAGCGCGCACAGCCACACCGAGAGTGCGACGACGTCACCGGTTGCGACAGCTCGGTCGACGATGACGCCGATCAAAATCGGGACCAACGTTTCTGCCACCTGATGAACGCAGAGCAGAACGGTGCCGATCCCGAGCCGGGCACGGCTGCGCACCAGGGTGCGATACAGAATTGCGGTGCCACCAGTCTTCACGCGTGTAACTCCAAACGCCGGCGTCTCACGCCCACCAATAAAGTAAGTGGACCCTAACTGATGAACCCTAATCGATGCGCAACTGGCGTCGACGTGCCCGGTTCTCATAGAGTCGCCGATACGCACTTCTGCGCACGCCGGAAGATGCAAGCCCGAGAGGAATTTAGTGATGGTTGCGAAGACGACCGCCGTAGACGACACCATGGACGAGGAACTCGAACCTCTGGCCGACGAGACTGCCCATCAGGCACAGCGCGTTGTTGCTGCCTACGCTGACAATGCCGACGAGTGCAGGATGCTGCTCGCCATGCTCGGAATCGGACCCAACAAGCTCGACTGAAAAAGGGCTCGACTGAGAAGTCATCCACTTCGACTGCGAAGGAAGCCAGTGGCTGCAAGCTCGGAATCGTCAGAACCGTCCTCGAGCTCGAGAGTTGATCCTGTCTCCGAGCAAGCTAGCTTCGTCGTGGTCGCGAACCGACTACCGGTCGACCTCGAACGCCTCCCGGACGGCACGACACGTTGGAAACGCAGTCCGGGTGGCCTCGTCACGGCGCTCGAGCCGATCCTGCGCCGCAACCAGGGCGCGTGGGTCGGCTGGGCGGGCGTCGCGGACGCCGAACTCGACCCCGTCGTCGAGGATGAACTCGAGCTCTACCCGGTCCCATTGAGCTCCCAGGAGATCGCCGAATACTACGAGGGCTTCTCCAACGCCACCCTGTGGCCGCTCTACCACGACGTCATCGTCAAGCCCGAATACAACCGGGACTGGTGGAACACCTACGTCGAGGTCAACCGCCGTTTCGCGGAGGCCACATCGAAGGCTGCGGCCCACGGTGCCACCGTCTGGGTGCAGGACTACCAACTGCAGCTCGTGCCCAAGATGCTGCGCATGCTGCGCCCCGACCTGACCATCGGGTTCTTTCTGCACATTCCGTTCCCACCGGTGGAACTGTTCATGCAGATGCCGTGGCGCACCGAAATCGTCGAGGGTCTCCTCGGTGCCGACCTGATCGGCTTCCATCTGCCGGGCGGCGCCCAGAACTTCCTGTTCCTGGCACGGCGACTCGCGGGGCAGCAGACATCCCGCGGAAACGTGGGGGTCCGGTCCAAGCTGGGCGTCGTGCAGGTGGGTTTCCGCACGGTGCGTGTCGGCGCGTTTCCGATCTCCATCGACTCGGGAAAGCTGGACGAACAGTCCAGGTCGAAAGCCATCCGCGACCGCGCCCGAGCAATCCGCAAGGAACTGGGCAACCCCAAATACATCATGCTCGGCGTCGATCGCCTCGATTACACGAAGGGGATCGATGTCCGGCTGTCGGCTCTGAAGGAACTACTCGACGAGCACCGAATCGACCCAACCGAGACGGTCATGGTTCAACTCGCCACGCCGAGCCGGGAACGGGTCGAGAGCTACGTGCAGATGCGCGACGGGATCGAGCGCATGGTCTCGCGGATCAACGGCGAATACGGCGAGGTCGGCAAGCCCGTGGTGCACTACCTACACCGGCCCATCCCCCGCGACGATTTGATCGCCTTCTTCGTCGCCGCCGACGTCATGCTCGTGACACCGCTGCGCGACGGCATGAACCTCGTCGCCAAGGAGTACGTGGCCTGTCGCAGCGATCTCGGTGGAGCCCTACTGCTCAGCGAGTTCACCGGTGCGGCAGCCGAACTGCGGCAGGCGTTCTTGTGTAACCCCCACGACCTCGACAGCGTGAAGGACGCAATGGAGCAGGCCCTGTTCCAGCCGCGCGAGGATGGCCGCCGCCACATGCGTGCCCTACGCAGACAGGTACTGACTCACGATGTCGACCGGTGGGCCAAGTCGTTCCTCAATGCCCTCGCTCACGACGGCGCGGCGGGTCCCGCATTGATCGAGCCGGCAGAGGCCGGCGAATCGAACTACTCGGGGCAGTCCACCGGAGAGAACTGACTCGGCGGCTCAGCCGGCTCCTGAGCCCCGACGCCGCTACACCGGAGTGAGCCGATCGACGAGCCAACGATCATCGATCTTCTGCAACGAGACTCGCACCCGGCTACCCGAGGTTCTGGCCTCGGGGGCCTCGGCACTCGTGGTGATCTGGTTGAGATACAGGAGGACTACGGCCTCGGTCGGCGTGGTCGACACCGGAGCAGCGGCCTGAACGCTTACCTGCACGGTGAGCTGCTTCTCCTTGGCTCCGGGGCCGATAGTGTCTCGCACCAGCGTGGTGTACTCGTCACGGAACCCGCCCGTGAGACCGTCCGCAGCAGAGGCCAATTGGTCGTCGACGTCGGTGAAGTCGTATGCCAGCATCGCCACGGCCTGATCCTTTGCGGCCTCGACGGCCTCGGTGCGTGCCTGCTGCGCCAAATCGTCCTGCCAACGGTCGTACGAGAGGAAACCCACCACCGCAGCGAGTGCGACGACCACGACCGCCGCCACGATCTTCAGCACCATCGGATTGTTCCCGGCCAGCTTCGTCCCGCTTTCGACGGTCGCGGGTTCCGTCGGGCTCCCAGCATTGTTCTCGGTCATGGGACGAACTCCACCTTCGATGCCGTCAATTTGCCATCGACTTCGCTAACGGTCACGCGCATTCGGAAGTCGCGCGGTGAGGGTGCCGGTTGGTCCGCACTGGTCACCATTGTTCGGGCGGCCACGAGTACCTTTGCCGAGATGTTGGTCTCCGACTCGATGCCCGCCTCGACGATCTCGCCTGTTGTGGTCACCTCCGCGGCCTTCACGACATCCACAAACGGTCCCTCACGCCCCCTGAACTCGTCGAGGAACTCGCCGGATGCACCGGCAACAATCCGGTCGACGTCCTCCTTCGCGGTCTCGGGGTGAATGGTGGTGAGGTTCAAAACGGTTTGCCGGGCAGTATCGACGAACGCCTGGCGGCGGTTGTCCCGCTCCTGTGCGGAACGGTGGTCGAACAGCAGAACCACCGTCGCCGCGAGAAGCGCGACAATCAACAATCCGGTCAATCCCCACCCGAGGGAGAACCTCGGCCGACTGCGGGGCCTCGGTTCCGCGGCAGGCGATGCGCTGCCGGTCGACGGCGCCATCGGTGCCGCAACCGACACCGACGAGGGTCCACTCGTCGCAATACGCTCCGTCGCGGACTCGGCAGGAGCGGATTCTGGGATCGGCCCAGCCGATTTCGTCAGCACGACCGGATCCGGAGCCTCGGCCTTCCCCTCCGGCGGGCCCGCGTGGCGGACAGCCCTTCGCCGGTTTCGACCCGCCTGTGCGGGCGCCCGTACGGTCGTCGATCCGTCCACGGACTCTGCCGGGTGCCCGTTCGTAGTGGAGCTCAAAGCTGCTGGTCTGTCATCATCGTCTGCCACGTGGAGTCCTTCCCTTGCCCCGCCAGATCCGTTTGGGTGTATGTCATTCCATCCGAACCGATGAAGCTACCGGTAGCCGGATCGTAGGGAACGGACGCGACCGGTGCACTATCGGCGCCTTCGTATGAACTCGGAACCGCAATGTATGACGGTACATCCGGGGGCATGACCGGCCCGTAGGGTGGGTTGTTGCCCACCGGCTCCCAGCCGCCGTCACGGCATGCCTCAACGGTCGGCGCGCGGCGGCCAGGGAACTCCATGCACGGCAGGTTTCGTGCACCGCGCACGACGGACGGGTCGTCCGGGGCGGTCTTACAGTACAGGTTGTTCGGTGTGTCGATCAGATCTGTCTGGTCGCCGCTGCGCCTCTGGTCCGCGGGCAGGAATCCCGTAGTACAGGCTGGGGGATCCGTCAGTTGCAGCGCAAAGTCGACGATCGCGCCGTCCTCGACTGGTCCGCCCGTCGCCGATGTCACGAGCGCCGCGGTCAGCGGCGGGTAGATGACCAGGACCTGTTCGATGCTCTTGTTGTAGATGACCCCGACCTCGGCGACACTCACCAGATTCCGGAGCAGGATCGGCAGGGTTGGCTGCAAATCCTGAAACAGCTGAGTGGTTTCCTGCGTTGCGCCCGGAGCCTTCTCGAGTACCGACCGCAGATTCGGATCACTTGCTCGTAGCTGATCGGTGAAGATCGACAAGTCTCTTGTCCAAGAACGGATCGCGTCGCTGCTGACGATCTGCGTGTCGAGCAGAGGACCAGCCCGGTCGATCAGGTCTCGGGTTGCCTCACTGTTCGCGTCCGCCTCCTCGACGAAGAGCCGCGCCGAGTCGATGAGCCGCTGCAACTCTGGGCCCGACCCATTGAATGCCATAAACGCTTCGTCGATCACCGTTTGGAGGCGAGTGTCCGAAATGCTCGCAAGCAGAACGTCTGCCTGGTCGAGCATCTCGCCGACATCCTGCGGGATGCTTGTGCGGCCTAGGGGGATCACGTCTCCGGCCGCGAGATACGGTCCGTCGGCGTCGGCACCGTCGACCCGCGGAATCAGATCGACATACTGCTCCCCGATCGCCGACACGCTCTTGACGGCGGCGTCGGCATCGGCCGGAATCTTGTAGTTGCTGTCGAGTGACAACTTCGCGTCGACACCGGCAGCGGTGAGTGTGACCTCCTCGACCACGCCGATATTGGTGCCGCGATACGCGACGTTGGCGTGCGGGTACAACCCTCCCGTGGCCGGCAGCTCTACCGTCACCTCGTAGCGGCCGATGCCGAGCAGCATCGGCACCCTCACATACTGGATGGACATCACCGTCAGGCCGATGACGGTGAGAATCGAGAAGAGGATCAACTGAATTCGGACGAACCGCGTCATTCTCATGGTGCCGGCACCCCTCCGAGTTGCGGCGGAAGTCCAGGTATCTGCAGTCCGGGTATCTGCAGCCCCGGTATCTGCGGAAGCCCTGGTATCTGGGGAAGCCCGGGGATCGGCGGCAACGCGGGTGCCGGATCGGCCGGCGGCAGCAACGGCGCCCGCAACGGATCGCTCGACTCCCCGGCCACTCCGGCAAGCGCGCCCACCGCACCCTCGACACCACCGAGCGATCCCTGAAGAGCCGTCCCCGTGAGGAAGTTCTTGTCGATGCGCTCGTTGGTCATGTCGATCGTCATCATGAGGTTCGCATAGTCCCCCTTGATCACTCTGTCGATCGTCGTCATCGGGAACGGATACGTCAGCAGCAGGGTCAGCACCCCGGTGAGCGCGCTTCCGGAGTTCGCCAGTTCCCGCAGAACCGGTGTGAGATTGCGCAGATTCTCGGTCAGATTCTCACCACTGCTCTCCACCAGCCGACTCGCGATGTCGCTGAGCTTGCCGACCTCGACCAGTGCGGTCGTCAGATTCTGGCGTTGCTCCACGAGCACTGCCAGTGCGGGTGGGATGCCGTCCAGTGCCGCGTCGAGGGTGGCCTTCTGAGCGTTGACGGTCTCCGACAACCGGTCGAGACCCTCCATCGCACCGATGATGTCGCCCTTCTGCTGGTCGAGGCTGGTGACGAGTTGGTCGAGTTTGGGAAGTAGATCCCGGATCGACTCTTCGCGCCCGTCCAGTGCGGCGTTGAGTTCCTGGGTGATGTCGCGGATCTGTGCGATCCCGCCACCGTTGAGCACCACCGACAACGACGACAGCGTCTGTTCCGTGGTCGGGTAGGCGCCCGCCCGCTCGATCGGGATGACGTCGCCGTCCTCCAACCTTCCTTCGGGCTCGGTGTCGACGGGCGGAGCCAGTTCGAGATGCTGAGAGCCCAGGAGGCTGGTCTGGCCGATCTTGGCGGTCGCGTTCGCCGGCAACTGGACGTCACCGTTGATCGAGACGGACACGAGCGCATGCCAGTCCTGAACCTCGATTCCGGTCACGGTGCCCACCGTCACGTCGTTCACGCGTACCGGCGAGTTTTGGGACAGCGTAGTCACATTGGGCATCTGGATCTCGACCGTGTAGGCGTCGTCGCCTCTACCCTCCGTCCCTGGCAACGGAAGAGAGTTCAGCCCTCCCCACTCGCATGCGCTCAGCGTCAGGGACACCACGACCACCGCTGCCGCGATACCGGTGCGGCGAGCGCCCGAATGTCTTGTCATCGCCCACCCCCCGGTGTCAGAAGGTCTCGCAGACTCTTGGGTACGTCGACGGGAGGCATCCCCGGAATGGTCATCACCGGAGCAGACTGCCGCGGCATGGATGCCTCCAGGCTGGGTGGGCTGTACTCGATCTGGTCCGGAAACGCATTCACTCCAGTGGTCGGGTTGGTCAGAATGGGCAGGTAATTCGCCGTCAGGGAGTTGAGTACCGGAGACAGATACTGTGTACACAGATCGGCGCTGCGGTCGGACTGATTGGATTCCAGGCTCTGAATGGCGCCGCACATGAAGTTGACGGGGTTAGCGAAGTTCGAGAACGCAATCGCGCCGACCACCGACCCCTGCGCCGGCTTGTAGATGTTGTTGAAGTTGGCAAGGGCTGTGGGGGCGACGTGGAGAACCTGTTCGAGTTGGGGCCGCTTGTCGGCGAGCACCTGGGTGGCGTCGGCGAGGCGGGCCACCTGTTCGCTCAAGCTGGCCCGGTTCTCCGTCACGAACCGGTTGACGTCGCCGATCGCTATGTCGAGATCGTTCAGAGCCGCTCCGAGCTCATCGGAATTGTCGGCGAGCATGCTCGATACCGATGCGAGCCGGCCCTCGAACTGGACGATCTGCTCGTTGCTCGACGACAGGGCCGCCACAAACGTCTGTAGGTTGCGGACGGTGGAGAAAAGGTCGGTCCGGCCGTCCGAGAGGATCCGCATGGTTTCCGACAGTTCCCGCAGGGTGCTGCGCAGTGACTCACCGTTTCCGTCGAGATTGTCAGCGGCAGTGTCGATGAACGTACCCAGCGCGCCCTGCGGGTCGGCCCCCTGCGGGCCGAGCGCCTCCGACAGCTTGGTCAGCTCGGTCTTGATCTCGTCCCACTCCACGGGCACGGCCGTGCGCTCGATCGGGATGCTCGCGCCGTCGGCCATCGTCGGCCCGCCCTCATACACCGGCGTCAGTTGGATAAACCGCCCCGACACCAGGCTAGGAGCGACGATGACGGCCAGGGCGTCCGTAGGAATCTCGACGCTCCTGTCGACGGACATCGTCACCCGCGAGAAGTCTGCGCCGGGTTCGATGCTGTCGATCGTGCCCACCTTGACACCCAGGACGCGTACGTCGTCTCCCGAATACAGACCGGTGGTGGCAGGGAAGTCTGCGGTGATCGTGACCTGGAAGATTCTGGGCACGAAGATCACCACGGCACCGACCACCAGCGACACCGCGACGGCGGCGACACCTGCCCGAATCCACCAGGTCTTCCGGGTACGAACAGCATCCGTGATGGTCATGGCTGGGGCTCTCTCAGCTCGAAGGACGGACCCGACTCGGTGAAGGCTTCGAGGTCATTCGGAAGGTGCTCCGGCCAGGTCACCGCATCGCTCAGTCCCTGGAGCAGATTCCCGATGCCGATGTTGTAGACGTAGGCCATGAAGAACGGTCCGCTACCGACAGTCTCGCCGAGCTGAGTCGCGTACGGTGCGAGGCCCTCGAGAGCCTGCGCGATATTTTCGTTGTTCCTCTGCAGAACGTCGACCACCGAGTTCAGTTTGTCCAGTGTCGGTTTCATCTGCTCCTGGTTGTCCAGGACCAGACCGGTCAACTGCCGAGACACCGCTGAAATATTCACGATCAGCTGACTGATCGCCGCCCGCCGCAGATCGAGTTCGGCGAACAACTCGTTCCCTTCCACGATCAGGGAGTTGATCTGGTCGCTGCGCTCGGCAAGGATTCCCGTCACGTTCTCCGCGCGCGAGAGCAGCTGCTTCAGACTCTCGTCCCGAGAGTTGATGGACTCGGACAACCGGGTCATCCCGTCGAGAGCCGTGCGGAGTTCGGGCGGGGTGTTCTCGAGCGCACCGGACATCGCGTTGAGCGCATCGTTGATCTCGTCCGTATCGAGCTCTGACGCCGTCGTGGTGAAGTCTCCGAGCGCATCGTTGAGCGAGTACGGAGAGTTCGTGCGTTCCAACGGAATCGTCGACCCGACGGGCATCGTGTCCTGACCGCGAGGTGTGACCTCGAGCGACTTGCGCCCGAGGACGGTATTGGTCTTGATATTCGCCTCGGACGCATCGCCGAGGGCGATACCGTCCTCGATCGTGAACGTGACGAGCACGTGTTGTTCGTCGAGTTCGACCTCGGCAACTTTGCCCACGTCGACACCGGCGAGCGTCACGGTATCGCCGGTCATCAGACCGCCCGCGTCCTCGAATCTGGCCGAGTACTGCGCTCCACCCGAAAGGAATTGCAGCTGATCGTATTGCAGGGTGGCAATCACGATCATGGCCGTCACGGCAATACCGATGATTCCCACCTGCACGGGATCGCGTTCACTCTTCATGACTACGGTGCGCACCTCCCCGTCGTCTGAGCGCCCGGCAAGTTGAGGATCAGATCCGCTCCGTCCGGTCCGGAGAACTTGAACCGGACACTACACACGTACATCTGGAAGAAGCTGCCGTACGTGCCGATTCGGATGAGCTTGCGATAGGCGTCCGGTAGGTTCTGCAGGACCCACTCGACGTGCTCTTCTCCGGCCTGGAGTTGGGTGGCGGTCCGGTTCGCTTCGTAGATCGTGCTCTGGAGCGGGGGTCGTGCGCCCTCGAGTAGATTCGCGAGATCTCCGGTGGCCGTGGAAATTCGAGGGATGGCGTCGCCGATCTGCTCGCGATCTTGCGAAAGTCCACTGACCAACTGCTGAAGCGAGTCCAGCGTCGATCGGAACTGGTCGTCACGCTCGTCGATCGTGCCGAGAACCTCATTGAGGTTGTCGATCACATCGCCGATCAATTCATCCCGGTCGGCCAGAGTGTTCGTGAATGAACTCGTGCTGCCGAGCAACGACACCAACGTTCCCCCTTGCCCCTGGAACACCTGAACCAGCGCCGCGGACAGATCGTTGACCTGCTGCGGATCGAGTGCCCGCAGCAGCGGTTTGAAGCCACCGAGCAACAGATCCAGATCGAGAGCGGGAGAGGTGTTGGCTACAGGGATCGTGGCGCCGGCAGCCAGTGGTTCCACCGACCCTGCCCCTTCGAGAAGTTCCATGTAGCGATCGCCGACGAGGTTCTCGTACCGCACTGTCGCCTTGGTGCCGTCGAACAACGAGTATTTGGTGTCGACGCTGAAATCGACCACGGCCAGGTTGTCGTCGTTAATGCTCACCTTGTCGACGGCACCTACCGGAACGCCGGCAATTCGCACCTTGTCACCGGCGGCGAGTCCGGAAACGCTTGTGAATACGGCGTGGTAGCCGTGGGAACTACTGAACCGGTACTGACTGAACACCAGGGCGAGACCAGCGAAGATCATCGACATCACCGTCGCGAATATCAGCAGCTTGACCGAGGTTGCTCGCACAGTTACCGCCCGCCTTGCTCGGGATACATGCCCGGGAACAAAAGCTGGAAAACCTTTGGCAGGTTGAACTGGACCTCAGTCGAGGGCACGAACGGCACCGTTCCCGTGTCGGCAACCACGAACTTCGCATTCACATTCGGGTCGGGATTCGGAAGACCGTGGCAAGCCGGCCCCCCTGTCGCATTGACCTTTGGCAGGTCCTTCGGATAGGTGTATGGCTCCTGCCCGTACACGAAGCCGGAATTCATGGCGATGCCCGGCTGATTGCCTCCGATTATTTCTTCCGCCAGTGGGATCAGGTCGTTCAGCCCCACGATGAAGCAGGTGAATCCGGGCGAGTACTCATCCAGCAGTTCCGTCGTCGGGACAAGGAGGTCGAGGAGGGACTCCGTGTTCTGCTCGTTGTCGGTGAGCAGTATGTTGGCGGTGTCGGACAGGCCGATGACGTTGAGCAGCACTGCGTCCAGGTTGTCTTGTTCGTCCACGATGGTGGCGCTGGTCACCGTTGCATTGTCGGCCACTCGCAGCAGATCCGGTGCGGTGTCGGCGTATACGGCACTGACCTGTGCCGCCTTCGACAGATCCTCTTGCAACTGGGGAAGACTCGGATTCATCTTTGCCAGATACTCGTCTCCCTGCTCGAGCAGAGCGCCGAGTTCATCGCCCCGGCCTCGCAGCGCAGTAGAGATGGCACCCAGGGTGGCGTTGAGTTTCTCAGGCTGTACTTGGGCCAGCACGTCGGACAGGTGCTGGAAGACGGTATTGAACTCGACGGTGACGTTGTCGGAGGAAATGACGTCGCCGGACTGCAGATGGGTGGACGACGGGTCAGCGGGCATCGTGAGATTCACGTACTTCGCGCCGAACACTGTCGTGGAGGTGATGTCCACCAAGACGTTGGAGGGGATCAACGACAACATGTCGGGATAGATGTCGAGCTTCAGCTCTGCGCCGTTCGTGACGTACTCGATTGATCCGACGCGACCGACCTCGACGCCGAGGAGCTTTAC
It encodes:
- a CDS encoding MCE family protein; its protein translation is MTDSGVKKKLAALVLVASLVAIIAVSLAMFSGTFTKSVPVTVTSNRSGLVMDPDAKVKLLGVEVGRVGSIEYVTNGAELKLDIYPDMLSLIPSNVLVDITSTTVFGAKYVNLTMPADPSSTHLQSGDVISSDNVTVEFNTVFQHLSDVLAQVQPEKLNATLGAISTALRGRGDELGALLEQGDEYLAKMNPSLPQLQEDLSKAAQVSAVYADTAPDLLRVADNATVTSATIVDEQDNLDAVLLNVIGLSDTANILLTDNEQNTESLLDLLVPTTELLDEYSPGFTCFIVGLNDLIPLAEEIIGGNQPGIAMNSGFVYGQEPYTYPKDLPKVNATGGPACHGLPNPDPNVNAKFVVADTGTVPFVPSTEVQFNLPKVFQLLFPGMYPEQGGR